The following coding sequences lie in one uncultured Methanobrevibacter sp. genomic window:
- the larC gene encoding nickel pincer cofactor biosynthesis protein LarC, translating into MTIIIDPQSSGIAGNMIIGAFADLGADCEKLKQIMEKSAHEFGEVEVKFEKVLKHGISSTYCHVEMLETKPPINYPEFIKKIENLDLDEKVKKTSVKVFERIAKAEAKVHGKDLSEVHFHEVGASDAVADVVGSIYAYYSLNLDKQKIIGLPIAVGGGRVKTAHGIIPVPAPAVVEILKDAKIVGGPVASELATPTGSAIYAEICDEIKEFIPLVKPEKVAYGAGKKDFDHPNVLRVIETSDITESDKIDVIETNIDHLTGEEIGYLFDKLMSLGASDVSITPIIMKKNRQGSLLKVISARKNREKLVEAIFIETGSLGIRISPNLHRGVAKREFVKETFNINGNDYEVTFKIAYINGEIISKRPEYEDLKRIAEDSEIPLRKVKEMIE; encoded by the coding sequence ATGACAATTATTATTGACCCGCAATCTAGCGGAATAGCTGGAAATATGATTATTGGTGCTTTTGCAGATTTAGGCGCCGACTGTGAAAAACTTAAGCAAATCATGGAAAAATCGGCCCATGAATTTGGAGAAGTGGAAGTGAAATTTGAAAAAGTGCTTAAACATGGAATCAGCTCAACATACTGCCATGTTGAAATGCTTGAAACAAAACCTCCAATTAATTATCCTGAATTTATCAAAAAGATTGAAAATTTGGATTTGGATGAAAAAGTTAAAAAGACTTCCGTTAAAGTATTTGAAAGAATTGCAAAAGCTGAAGCAAAAGTGCATGGTAAAGACCTAAGTGAAGTTCATTTTCATGAAGTTGGAGCAAGTGATGCAGTTGCAGATGTAGTCGGGTCAATATATGCATACTATTCACTCAATTTGGACAAACAAAAAATAATCGGCCTTCCGATTGCTGTTGGAGGTGGAAGAGTCAAAACAGCTCATGGAATAATTCCTGTTCCGGCACCTGCCGTTGTTGAAATTCTAAAAGATGCAAAAATTGTTGGAGGACCTGTTGCCAGTGAACTTGCAACACCTACAGGTTCGGCAATCTATGCAGAAATTTGTGACGAAATCAAGGAATTCATTCCCCTTGTAAAGCCTGAAAAGGTAGCATATGGAGCGGGCAAAAAAGACTTTGACCATCCGAACGTTTTAAGAGTCATTGAAACATCAGATATTACCGAAAGTGATAAGATTGATGTTATTGAAACCAATATCGACCATTTGACCGGAGAGGAAATCGGTTATTTGTTTGACAAGCTTATGAGTCTTGGAGCAAGTGACGTTTCCATCACTCCAATAATTATGAAGAAAAATCGTCAGGGAAGCCTTTTAAAAGTGATTTCAGCAAGGAAAAATAGAGAAAAACTGGTTGAAGCCATATTTATTGAAACCGGAAGTCTGGGAATCAGAATATCTCCAAATCTGCACAGAGGAGTTGCCAAAAGAGAATTTGTTAAAGAAACATTCAACATTAACGGCAACGATTATGAAGTTACATTTAAAATAGCTTACATTAACGGAGAGATAATCTCAAAAAGACCAGAATATGAAGATTTAAAAAGAATTGCAGAAGACAGTGAAATCCCATTAAGAAAAGTTAAAGAGATGATAGAATGA
- the queC gene encoding 7-cyano-7-deazaguanine synthase QueC: MKKAIAVLSGGLDCTVATSVYAEDYEIHAITFNYGQKAFKRELEAAKKICEKMNWTHEVINLDWLSKISTSSLNTSEEIPEVSLDDLDDVEKSSESASSVWVPARNTVFTSIALSYAESIGAEIIIVGWDAEEAATFPDNSKKYLEKFNELIGVGSPDNIKIEAPAIDLDKEEIVKLGVEVGAPMELSYSCYKGNDKHCGVCESCMRRKRAFKTSDIKDLSEYEN, from the coding sequence ATGAAAAAAGCAATTGCCGTACTTTCAGGAGGTCTTGACTGTACTGTTGCAACAAGCGTTTATGCAGAAGACTATGAAATTCATGCAATAACATTCAATTATGGTCAAAAAGCATTTAAAAGAGAATTGGAAGCTGCAAAAAAGATATGTGAAAAAATGAATTGGACACATGAAGTCATAAATCTGGACTGGCTTTCAAAAATAAGCACATCAAGCCTCAATACCTCAGAAGAAATACCCGAAGTATCTCTGGATGATTTGGACGATGTTGAAAAAAGCAGTGAAAGTGCAAGCAGTGTCTGGGTTCCTGCAAGAAACACTGTTTTTACTTCAATTGCCCTGTCATATGCTGAAAGCATAGGTGCAGAAATCATAATTGTCGGATGGGATGCAGAAGAAGCTGCAACATTTCCGGACAATTCAAAAAAGTATCTGGAAAAATTCAATGAATTGATTGGTGTTGGTTCACCAGACAATATTAAAATTGAAGCACCAGCCATTGATTTAGATAAAGAGGAAATAGTAAAGTTAGGAGTTGAGGTTGGTGCTCCAATGGAATTGAGTTATTCCTGTTATAAAGGAAATGACAAACATTGTGGTGTTTGTGAAAGTTGTATGAGGCGAAAAAGAGCCTTCAAGACATCAGACATTAAAGATTTAAGCGAATATGAAAATTAA
- a CDS encoding DUF763 domain-containing protein, with translation MQRRGAVNLPLHGGHPPKWLFTRMVDLSGALASVIIEEYSISEFLNRISNPYWFQAFSCVLGFDWHSSGTTTTTLGALKASLDPEEHGIYLTGGKGAKSRKTPQGIEHAGEVFNLKTKTTEKLVETSKLSAKIDNSCIQDGYTLYQHNFFVTEKGDWAVVQQGLNTENKYARRYHWLGSEVEDLLNDPHSGISCDQMTPQTLNMPSEESKEAQKISVDLINDNPNHLRQYFKRKDNQSLLEDFTMPAHHPVLDMDISDKEFEVLTKAWEIQPENYEELILLQGIGPKKIRALALISDLVYGEPASWKDPVKYSFTHGGKDGFPYPVDREVYDNSIETIRDALDQARIKKEEKLKAIKRLDDFIS, from the coding sequence ATGCAAAGAAGAGGCGCAGTCAATTTACCACTACATGGAGGACATCCTCCAAAATGGTTGTTTACAAGAATGGTAGACCTGTCAGGAGCGCTAGCTTCAGTTATCATTGAAGAGTACAGCATATCCGAATTTTTAAATCGTATTTCCAATCCTTACTGGTTTCAGGCATTTTCCTGCGTTTTAGGTTTTGACTGGCATTCTTCCGGAACCACAACAACCACACTTGGAGCGCTGAAAGCATCACTTGACCCAGAAGAGCATGGAATTTATTTAACCGGAGGAAAAGGTGCCAAATCCAGAAAAACACCGCAAGGTATTGAGCATGCAGGAGAAGTGTTCAACCTAAAGACAAAAACAACCGAAAAGCTGGTTGAGACAAGCAAACTGTCTGCAAAAATCGATAATTCCTGTATTCAGGATGGATACACTTTATATCAGCATAATTTTTTTGTTACAGAAAAGGGAGACTGGGCTGTCGTCCAGCAGGGCCTAAACACAGAAAACAAGTATGCCCGAAGGTATCACTGGCTTGGAAGTGAAGTTGAAGATCTGCTAAATGACCCTCACAGCGGAATTTCATGTGACCAAATGACTCCTCAAACATTGAATATGCCTTCCGAAGAAAGCAAAGAGGCTCAAAAGATAAGTGTGGATTTAATTAATGACAATCCCAATCATTTAAGACAATATTTCAAAAGAAAAGACAATCAGTCATTGCTGGAAGATTTTACCATGCCTGCACATCACCCCGTTTTGGACATGGACATTTCCGATAAGGAATTTGAAGTTTTAACAAAAGCATGGGAAATACAGCCTGAAAACTATGAAGAGCTTATACTGCTTCAGGGAATTGGGCCTAAAAAAATAAGAGCACTTGCATTAATATCTGACCTTGTCTACGGAGAGCCTGCAAGCTGGAAGGATCCTGTAAAATACAGTTTTACACATGGAGGAAAGGACGGTTTTCCATATCCTGTCGACAGAGAAGTCTATGACAATTCAATCGAAACTATAAGAGATGCTCTTGACCAGGCACGTATAAAAAAAGAAGAAAAATTGAAAGCCATCAAAAGACTGGATGACTTCATATCCTAA
- a CDS encoding glutamine amidotransferase, with the protein MCGIAGVIYKDKKTYPVGEALTSMLESLQHRGPDSAGYAIYGSLDFPDNYYQLNIEVQRKRGALDNLKSLLNQISPIFEEQLIESVGDSDVYKCKISLNEYSRLKPCIREIDELENVRVINGSHSFEMIKDVGKVKDIAERFDVKSRMGTHGIGHTRFATESGVDRYHAHPYQSYIIPDITVVHNGQITNYWKIRDPLERKGHKFESFNDTECIVHYMADKLNQGYKLEEALDQAVIDLDGPFSILVGTPNGIGIAKDKLGLRPGVMVETDEIFAIASEEMALHNVTDSDKIEQIAPGETRAYTI; encoded by the coding sequence ATGTGTGGAATAGCAGGTGTAATATACAAAGATAAGAAAACTTACCCCGTAGGAGAAGCATTAACATCAATGCTTGAATCCCTACAACACAGAGGTCCTGATTCAGCAGGTTATGCAATCTACGGCAGTTTAGATTTTCCTGATAATTATTATCAATTAAACATTGAAGTACAAAGAAAAAGAGGAGCATTAGATAATTTAAAATCATTATTAAATCAAATAAGTCCAATATTCGAAGAACAGTTAATTGAATCCGTAGGAGACTCAGACGTATACAAATGCAAAATATCACTGAACGAATATTCCCGTTTAAAACCCTGCATAAGAGAAATTGACGAACTGGAAAATGTACGGGTCATCAACGGGTCACATTCATTTGAAATGATAAAGGACGTTGGAAAAGTAAAAGACATTGCAGAGAGATTTGATGTCAAAAGCAGGATGGGAACCCATGGAATAGGACATACCCGTTTTGCAACAGAAAGTGGTGTGGACCGCTATCATGCACACCCATATCAAAGCTACATCATACCTGATATAACCGTAGTGCACAACGGACAAATCACCAATTACTGGAAAATAAGAGATCCTCTAGAAAGAAAAGGACATAAATTTGAATCATTCAACGATACCGAATGCATTGTTCATTACATGGCTGACAAACTCAATCAAGGATATAAATTAGAAGAAGCCTTAGATCAGGCAGTGATTGATTTGGACGGACCATTTTCAATATTGGTAGGAACACCTAATGGAATAGGCATTGCAAAGGACAAACTCGGTCTCAGACCAGGAGTAATGGTGGAAACTGATGAAATCTTTGCAATAGCTTCAGAGGAAATGGCATTGCATAACGTAACAGATTCTGATAAAATTGAACAAATTGCTCCAGGAGAAACAAGAGCATACACAATCTAA
- a CDS encoding vWA domain-containing protein, whose product MEKERPFDEKLDLIFLIDRSGSMYNSVEDTIGGFNSFIEKERAKKLDTKVTVVLFDDEYEVLYKRKTIDEVEKLTSDEYYVRGTTALLDAIGKTITSLDREIENKALFVIMTDGKENASIEFSKSQIKNMINNHKWEFLFIGADIDSYSEANGIGIRKSRAAHYKKTKNGVNDLFSSVENASLYMRSDRSLDDGEWKKDLKKYD is encoded by the coding sequence ATGGAAAAAGAAAGACCATTTGATGAAAAATTGGATTTGATTTTCTTAATCGACAGAAGTGGATCCATGTATAACTCTGTAGAAGACACAATCGGCGGGTTTAACTCTTTTATTGAAAAGGAAAGGGCAAAAAAATTAGATACAAAAGTAACTGTTGTTCTTTTTGACGATGAATATGAAGTTTTATACAAAAGAAAAACTATTGATGAAGTTGAAAAACTCACAAGTGATGAATACTATGTCAGAGGTACAACTGCTCTTCTGGATGCAATCGGTAAAACAATAACTTCTCTAGATAGGGAGATTGAAAATAAGGCGTTATTTGTAATAATGACTGATGGAAAAGAAAATGCTTCAATTGAATTTTCAAAATCCCAAATTAAGAACATGATTAACAATCATAAATGGGAATTCCTGTTTATTGGTGCTGACATTGACTCCTACTCAGAAGCAAATGGAATAGGCATTAGAAAATCAAGAGCTGCACATTACAAAAAAACTAAAAATGGTGTAAATGACTTATTCTCTTCAGTTGAAAATGCATCCCTGTATATGAGATCAGATAGAAGTTTGGATGATGGGGAATGGAAAAAAGATTTAAAAAAATATGATTAA
- a CDS encoding transcriptional regulator, with product MIDEEVIHHVNKSSYRVKVLKSLNDEPKIPKNVAADCGILQNHISTVLAELWDLGLIVCINPDAKKGRVYRLSEEGEEIIDKLV from the coding sequence ATGATTGATGAAGAAGTTATACATCACGTTAATAAATCATCTTATAGGGTTAAAGTATTAAAATCTCTGAATGATGAGCCAAAAATACCGAAAAATGTTGCCGCTGACTGTGGCATATTACAAAACCACATATCTACTGTCTTGGCTGAATTATGGGATTTGGGTTTAATAGTATGTATTAATCCTGATGCTAAAAAAGGTCGTGTATACAGGCTTTCTGAAGAAGGCGAAGAGATAATAGACAAGCTGGTTTAA
- the cobS gene encoding adenosylcobinamide-GDP ribazoletransferase — translation MENDDYFEDEEFSPVRSLLGLLTFSTILPINVFTSIEYMTKLTWCWPFLHIFVGILAAICGYVSLDLLHLNSFFTAVIVYAFLMLITGYNHLDGVMDMADGVMVHGTPEKKIRVMKDSSVGSGGVATLFLVASLTIAGLYNILDYHFIFGIIICEMSAKTSLLTTALLSKPLTPGIGSYFINETNAVNYFASTAVILVIAFLLGSYVGLAGVVGAMISGVIIAAIARRNFVLANGDVLGMSNEVGRLFSLLFMAVMLFYF, via the coding sequence ATGGAAAATGACGATTATTTTGAAGATGAGGAATTCTCACCGGTAAGGTCTCTTTTAGGACTTTTAACATTCTCAACAATTCTTCCGATTAATGTATTTACATCTATTGAATATATGACCAAACTCACATGGTGCTGGCCGTTTTTACATATATTTGTCGGGATTCTGGCGGCTATTTGCGGATATGTCTCTCTTGATTTGCTGCATCTGAATTCATTTTTCACTGCAGTCATTGTTTATGCATTTTTAATGCTTATCACAGGATATAATCATCTTGACGGTGTAATGGACATGGCCGATGGGGTTATGGTTCATGGAACTCCTGAAAAGAAAATCCGAGTCATGAAGGATTCTTCTGTAGGGTCAGGTGGTGTTGCCACATTATTTTTAGTAGCCAGCCTGACAATTGCAGGTCTTTATAACATTTTGGATTATCATTTCATTTTTGGAATAATAATCTGTGAAATGTCTGCTAAAACATCTTTGCTTACAACTGCACTTCTTTCAAAACCTCTGACTCCTGGAATAGGCAGTTATTTTATAAATGAAACCAATGCTGTCAATTATTTTGCATCAACAGCAGTTATTTTGGTTATTGCATTTCTTCTGGGCAGTTATGTAGGTTTGGCAGGTGTTGTGGGTGCCATGATTTCAGGTGTAATAATTGCCGCCATTGCAAGGAGAAATTTTGTTCTGGCGAACGGTGATGTGCTTGGAATGAGTAATGAAGTTGGCCGTCTGTTTTCATTATTGTTCATGGCAGTCATGTTATTCTACTTTTAA
- a CDS encoding tributyrin esterase yields the protein MKEYVINAKDMDEKELNRTIKQQATNHDTLLINNPESMHNICAGLSEDVEIKINGSAGYFVGTMVNGPKIHIDGNAGWFAGDNMTKGELIIEGTAGDGAGQGIYGGTVIVKGNTGSRTGEIMKGGTVIIGGNSGYMTGLLMMGGRLIILGDVTDDAGESIMRGSIYVLGDVKSLGKNATMEKITAEDQNELKEILTKYGFELSDKDYTNFKKIVNIQ from the coding sequence ATGAAAGAATATGTTATAAATGCAAAGGACATGGACGAGAAAGAATTAAACCGTACCATAAAACAACAGGCTACAAATCATGATACACTCCTTATTAATAATCCAGAATCAATGCACAATATCTGTGCAGGCCTAAGTGAAGATGTTGAAATAAAAATAAACGGATCTGCAGGTTATTTTGTTGGGACTATGGTCAACGGACCAAAAATACACATCGACGGAAATGCCGGTTGGTTTGCTGGAGACAATATGACCAAAGGAGAACTGATTATTGAAGGTACCGCAGGTGACGGTGCAGGACAGGGAATCTATGGTGGAACCGTTATTGTAAAAGGAAATACAGGTTCAAGAACCGGAGAAATAATGAAAGGAGGAACCGTAATAATTGGAGGAAACAGCGGATATATGACAGGACTGTTAATGATGGGCGGCAGACTCATAATACTCGGCGATGTTACCGATGATGCAGGCGAATCAATCATGAGAGGTAGCATTTATGTTCTCGGAGACGTGAAAAGCCTAGGCAAAAATGCCACCATGGAAAAAATCACCGCTGAAGATCAAAATGAACTAAAAGAAATTCTGACAAAATACGGTTTTGAATTAAGCGACAAAGATTATACAAATTTTAAAAAAATCGTTAATATACAATAG
- a CDS encoding M48 family metallopeptidase has product MAKDDRSSVNPFTGKSHFDIVNDDKFLQESYNEYYAMINQAQLLDNTPNGQIVRNVAINLIQAVENYLAQIGRSDYTADYYDWDFHLVADNTVNAFCMPGGKIVMFSGILSVANTEEKVAFILGHEMAHALLDHSRTRLSAQNAQNAITSAAWIGSFALDLVGLGGMGDLTRAATNVASVGSQFLLMNPWGRDQELEADKLGMMIIHWAGYDISSIPAFWQSMAGGNPNNHDFFSTHPADSKRIAVMNELIDEIENQKDFYSAPVLGDVPKPKEEYKSSHMVGENIVKYCENCGNQEDIDAKFCTNCGAQFVDELKCLKCGASIEKGDKFCTNCGNKL; this is encoded by the coding sequence ATGGCAAAGGATGATAGAAGCAGTGTCAATCCATTTACTGGAAAGTCACATTTTGATATTGTCAATGATGATAAATTTCTTCAGGAGTCTTATAATGAATATTACGCCATGATTAATCAGGCGCAACTTCTGGATAATACTCCAAATGGTCAGATTGTTAGAAACGTTGCCATCAATTTGATTCAGGCTGTTGAAAATTATTTGGCTCAAATTGGAAGAAGTGATTATACGGCAGATTATTATGATTGGGATTTCCATCTGGTAGCAGACAATACTGTAAATGCGTTTTGCATGCCTGGTGGAAAAATAGTAATGTTTTCAGGAATTCTTTCAGTTGCAAATACTGAAGAAAAGGTTGCATTTATTTTAGGCCATGAAATGGCTCATGCACTTCTTGACCACTCTAGAACCAGGCTCAGTGCTCAAAATGCTCAAAATGCAATCACTTCTGCTGCCTGGATTGGAAGCTTTGCACTGGACCTTGTCGGTTTGGGAGGAATGGGAGACCTTACAAGAGCTGCAACCAATGTTGCAAGTGTTGGTTCTCAATTTCTTTTGATGAATCCTTGGGGAAGAGATCAGGAACTCGAGGCAGATAAACTGGGTATGATGATAATTCACTGGGCAGGTTATGACATATCTTCAATTCCTGCATTTTGGCAGTCCATGGCAGGAGGAAATCCTAATAACCATGATTTTTTCTCAACACATCCTGCAGATTCAAAAAGGATAGCTGTAATGAATGAACTTATTGATGAAATTGAAAATCAGAAAGATTTTTATTCTGCTCCTGTTCTGGGGGATGTTCCAAAACCTAAAGAAGAATATAAGTCTTCCCATATGGTTGGGGAAAATATTGTGAAGTATTGTGAGAATTGCGGTAATCAGGAAGATATTGATGCTAAATTCTGTACTAATTGTGGAGCTCAATTTGTTGATGAGTTGAAATGTTTGAAATGTGGCGCTTCTATTGAAAAAGGCGATAAATTTTGTACAAATTGTGGAAATAAACTTTAA
- the glnA gene encoding type I glutamate--ammonia ligase — MSAKDNKLDQIIKTIEVNDIKFLKLEFSDIHGLPKSMAVPLKKANDVEDIVKDGLLFDGSSVAGLASINDSDLLAKPDIDTFSTIPWRPESKGTSRFICDIFTTEGKPYDGDPRGVLKKSLQIAEKKGYQFNMGPEPEFFIIKEDENGNYIPADEAEYFDVEPLDQGTDIRREIVLGLEKLDFNVEVSHHEVAAGQHEVDFKYADALKTADAVITFKEAVKALVNKLGFKATFMPKPFMGINGSGMHCNQSLFKDGKNIFYDPDTETQISQEALYFIGGLLKHAPALSSILSPTVNSYKRLVPGYEAPCYIAYGFKNRSTLLRIPASRGLGTRIECRSADPSCNPYLAFAVLLEAGLDGMNNKIDPGEPTEENLFAFTEDEIAEKGISSLPTSLWEAYHSLEEDEVVKNALGEKVFNQFYNIKRAEWDAYRIQVFDYERDEYLNV, encoded by the coding sequence ATGTCAGCAAAAGATAACAAATTAGACCAAATAATCAAAACAATTGAAGTAAATGACATAAAATTCTTAAAACTAGAATTTTCAGACATACATGGACTGCCTAAAAGCATGGCAGTACCTCTTAAAAAAGCTAATGATGTTGAAGATATAGTAAAAGACGGATTATTATTTGACGGATCATCAGTAGCAGGATTAGCTTCAATCAACGACAGTGATTTACTTGCAAAACCGGATATTGATACATTCTCAACTATCCCTTGGAGGCCTGAATCAAAAGGTACAAGCAGATTCATATGTGATATTTTCACCACAGAAGGAAAACCGTATGACGGAGATCCAAGAGGCGTACTCAAAAAATCATTACAGATTGCAGAAAAAAAAGGATACCAGTTTAATATGGGTCCTGAACCGGAATTCTTCATTATAAAAGAAGATGAAAACGGAAACTACATCCCTGCTGATGAAGCCGAATACTTTGATGTGGAACCTCTAGACCAAGGTACAGATATCAGAAGAGAAATCGTACTGGGATTAGAAAAACTAGATTTCAATGTAGAAGTAAGTCACCACGAAGTAGCAGCAGGACAGCACGAAGTTGATTTTAAATATGCAGACGCTTTAAAAACAGCTGATGCAGTAATAACATTCAAAGAAGCTGTTAAAGCATTAGTAAACAAATTAGGATTTAAAGCAACATTCATGCCAAAACCATTTATGGGAATCAACGGTAGTGGAATGCACTGTAATCAAAGTCTTTTTAAAGACGGGAAAAATATTTTCTATGATCCTGATACTGAAACTCAAATATCACAGGAAGCATTATACTTCATTGGAGGATTGCTAAAACATGCACCGGCATTATCATCAATCTTATCTCCTACCGTCAACTCATATAAACGTTTAGTGCCTGGTTACGAAGCACCATGTTACATTGCTTACGGTTTTAAAAACAGGTCAACATTATTAAGAATTCCTGCATCCCGTGGATTAGGTACAAGAATTGAATGCAGATCTGCTGACCCATCATGTAACCCATACTTAGCATTCGCAGTATTGCTTGAAGCAGGTTTAGACGGTATGAACAATAAAATTGACCCAGGTGAACCAACAGAAGAAAACCTATTCGCATTCACTGAAGATGAGATTGCAGAAAAAGGAATCAGCAGTTTACCAACAAGTTTATGGGAAGCATATCACTCACTCGAAGAAGACGAAGTTGTTAAAAATGCTCTTGGAGAAAAAGTATTTAATCAATTCTACAACATCAAAAGAGCTGAATGGGATGCTTATAGAATACAAGTATTCGATTATGAAAGGGACGAATACCTAAACGTGTAA
- a CDS encoding tRNA (cytidine(56)-2'-O)-methyltransferase, protein MMNVNVLRLDHRLKRDTRITTHVCLTARAFGASKIYLAGERDNKLMENVRDTASRFGGNFEIEYTESYMGVINKWKADGGKVVHLTMYGSQAHEVAPEIREDGSDILIVVGGAKVPGKVYKAADWNVSVTTQPHSEVSSLAVFQHLLMDGKEFELEFENPVLEVIPTAHGKNVNIHNENR, encoded by the coding sequence ATTATGAATGTTAATGTTTTAAGATTGGACCACAGATTAAAAAGGGATACTCGTATAACAACTCATGTATGTTTGACCGCACGTGCATTTGGAGCAAGCAAAATTTACCTTGCAGGAGAAAGAGACAATAAGCTTATGGAAAATGTAAGGGATACTGCTTCAAGATTCGGCGGAAACTTTGAAATAGAATACACAGAAAGCTACATGGGTGTTATTAATAAATGGAAAGCTGATGGCGGAAAAGTAGTTCACCTGACAATGTATGGTTCACAGGCTCATGAAGTTGCTCCTGAAATTCGTGAAGACGGTTCTGATATTTTAATAGTTGTTGGTGGAGCCAAAGTTCCTGGAAAAGTCTATAAAGCAGCTGACTGGAATGTATCTGTAACAACACAGCCTCACTCTGAAGTGTCATCTTTGGCAGTTTTCCAGCACCTTCTGATGGACGGCAAGGAATTTGAACTGGAATTTGAAAATCCTGTTTTGGAAGTCATTCCTACTGCTCATGGAAAAAACGTTAATATCCACAATGAAAATCGTTAG
- a CDS encoding phosphatidylglycerophosphatase, translating to MESKKIEIIEKDYGMCINNSNHFLAFSDFTVSDGIDIVENINVLKAKDDFEATAKRAEAFNQSQGAYIAQATDSINYFVNSYGDLTIFTFLSNDVVIEEFTDSLKVANSPKGFVDAKINISHVVYIDKLLSPKNLLKLFKVITNIKAKVLSNIALPFHIQNILNCDDFLAVLSNVNVNDESLDINNAEFDEFDYEELKIQIEEAVEISIEDAFERMDLTFGILDYFVSEGILIGDLVEAGVELLEDVEVTPELESKLETQILKSLSDINVIALLVAALRTEHDLAGNRIREVDMGNDSGSLYFRKVLGLAVANQIAGTKAAFNFKRYDEAKPGIIYGLPPILDDVFAGLIAGCVSKIFE from the coding sequence ATGGAAAGTAAAAAAATTGAGATTATAGAAAAGGATTATGGAATGTGCATTAACAATTCGAATCATTTTTTGGCCTTCAGTGATTTTACTGTAAGTGACGGCATTGATATTGTGGAAAATATAAATGTTCTAAAGGCAAAAGATGATTTTGAAGCTACTGCAAAAAGGGCCGAGGCATTTAACCAATCTCAGGGAGCATATATTGCACAGGCAACAGATTCCATAAATTACTTTGTAAATTCCTATGGTGATTTGACTATTTTTACATTTCTTTCAAATGATGTTGTAATTGAAGAGTTTACAGACAGTCTTAAGGTTGCAAACTCTCCAAAGGGATTTGTGGATGCAAAAATCAATATAAGTCATGTGGTTTACATAGACAAGCTATTGTCTCCAAAGAATTTGCTTAAGCTGTTTAAAGTCATAACAAATATCAAGGCAAAGGTTCTCTCCAACATTGCGCTGCCGTTTCATATTCAGAATATATTGAACTGTGATGATTTTCTTGCAGTATTATCAAATGTTAATGTTAATGATGAAAGTCTGGACATTAACAATGCCGAATTTGATGAATTTGACTATGAAGAGTTAAAAATACAAATCGAAGAGGCTGTCGAAATAAGTATTGAGGATGCATTTGAGAGAATGGATTTGACTTTTGGAATTTTGGATTATTTTGTTTCTGAAGGAATCCTGATTGGGGATTTGGTGGAGGCTGGAGTGGAACTTCTTGAAGATGTCGAAGTAACGCCTGAACTGGAAAGTAAGCTTGAAACCCAAATTCTAAAATCTTTAAGTGACATCAATGTTATTGCACTTTTGGTAGCGGCATTAAGAACAGAACATGATCTTGCAGGCAATCGCATCAGGGAAGTGGACATGGGTAATGATTCTGGAAGTTTATACTTTCGCAAAGTTTTGGGGCTTGCCGTTGCAAATCAGATTGCCGGAACTAAAGCTGCCTTTAACTTTAAAAGATATGATGAAGCTAAACCTGGAATAATTTATGGACTTCCTCCAATTCTGGATGATGTTTTTGCAGGTCTGATTGCAGGATGTGTGTCAAAAATATTTGAGTGA